Within the Bradyrhizobium cosmicum genome, the region GCGTCAAGGTCGACATGGAATGCGAGGGCATCTCGCAGGACGAGATCAACGCTCTGGTCGCCCATGTGAAGAAATGGTCGCCAGTGGCCAACACCTTCACCCGCCCGGTCAATCTCGAGGTCGGCATCTAGGCTGACGGCAACAGGACAAGGTGCGGGAGACGATCATGGGTTCACTGGCTTTCTCACGGGCCGACATTTTGGATCAGCCCGCACCGTCCATTGCCGACGAGGTGGCGCGGATTGCACGCGAGCAACTCGCGCCGCTCGCCGCCGGCATCGACGACGGTTCGGTCTATCCGGCCGAGGTGTTGCGCAAATTCGGCGAGGTCGGCGCCTGGGGCAGTCATGTGCCGCACGAAGGTCCTGCGGATCTCCGCTGTGCCATCCAGGCGATGGCGGCGATCGGCGAAGTCTGCGGCGGCACGGCCTTCATGGCCTGGTGCCAGAACACGCTGGTCTGGTACGCCGCCAACTCGACCAATATGAAGCTTGCAAAGCGCTTCGGAGACGCCTTCTCGACCGGCCGCGTGCTCGGCGGCACCGGGCTCTCCAACCCCATGAAGAGCTTTTTCGGCATCGAGAAGCTCAAGCTGAAGGGGCGCAAGGTCGAGGGCGGCTATGTCGTGCGTGGCGCGCTGCCCTGGGTCTCCAATCTCGGTCCCGACCATTACTTCGGCACGATCTTCGAGCGGGAGGACGATCAGGGCAGCGCAAGTGGCGCGCCCGGCACGGTCATGTTCCTGGCCGATTGCTCCGATCCCGCAATCACGCTGACGCCCTGCAAGCCGTTCCTCGCCATGGACGGGACCGGCACCTACGGCGTGCAGTTCCGCGACGTCTTCGTCCCGGACGATCTGATCCTCGCCGATCCGGCTGGGCCTTTCGTCAAGAAGATCCGCGCCGGCTTCATTCTGCTCCAGGCCGGCATGGCGCTCGGGCTGATCAGGGACTGCATCAACGTCATGGACGAGGTCGATGCGCCCCTCGGGCACATCAACCGCTATCTGCCGCAGCAGCCGGTGGATTTCCGCGCGCTCGCCGCCGAGCTCGAGAGCGAAACCATGGCGCTGGCGCGCGATCCCTA harbors:
- a CDS encoding acyl-CoA dehydrogenase family protein, with product MGSLAFSRADILDQPAPSIADEVARIAREQLAPLAAGIDDGSVYPAEVLRKFGEVGAWGSHVPHEGPADLRCAIQAMAAIGEVCGGTAFMAWCQNTLVWYAANSTNMKLAKRFGDAFSTGRVLGGTGLSNPMKSFFGIEKLKLKGRKVEGGYVVRGALPWVSNLGPDHYFGTIFEREDDQGSASGAPGTVMFLADCSDPAITLTPCKPFLAMDGTGTYGVQFRDVFVPDDLILADPAGPFVKKIRAGFILLQAGMALGLIRDCINVMDEVDAPLGHINRYLPQQPVDFRALAAELESETMALARDPYNEEETYWRKVIALRLRAGEASVAAAHAAMLHCGARGYLKSHRAQRRLREAYFVAIVTPATKQLRKMLADS